The following proteins come from a genomic window of Halorussus halophilus:
- a CDS encoding GNAT family N-acetyltransferase: protein MDYRSLPDERTKQFQDYLQYAFSPEKGPQDDHDWDPDEQPGEARALFSGDEMLCVCRHYWFRVRLRGRWHEMPGLSAVASPPEHRRKGHIERLLVESLAEYRERGDYLTALWAFKHPFYAKYGWGLCQKFVEYDCSPDVLTFARDSASGEFRRLEADDYEQLEPVLAAHGEAYELAMEYSEQWWRKRVFEAHNEDPYVYAWADDDGEVRGYLVYWVKEGDDGKRLFVRDHAYADEEAYLNLLRFCANHDSQVETIKFFEPNETTLFDRVDDPAELNCEVKPGPMVRLVDVPAAIEALDYSDVTGEFTLSVTDPLAEWNDRTFRVVVESGLATCEPIDASVTTDADADPEPEPDADVRTNVSTLSQLYVGYHSVADATTLGTLEVADSTVEALLAAIFPARPVFLREGF from the coding sequence ATGGACTACCGCTCGCTTCCTGACGAGAGGACGAAGCAGTTTCAGGACTACCTCCAGTACGCTTTCAGCCCCGAAAAGGGCCCGCAGGACGACCACGACTGGGACCCAGACGAGCAACCGGGCGAGGCCCGCGCGCTCTTCTCGGGCGACGAGATGCTCTGTGTCTGTCGCCACTACTGGTTTCGCGTGCGACTGCGGGGCCGCTGGCACGAGATGCCCGGTCTCTCTGCCGTCGCCTCGCCGCCGGAGCATCGCCGGAAGGGACACATCGAACGACTGCTCGTAGAGTCGCTCGCGGAGTACCGCGAACGCGGCGACTACCTGACCGCGCTGTGGGCGTTCAAGCATCCGTTCTACGCGAAGTACGGGTGGGGACTCTGCCAGAAGTTCGTCGAGTACGACTGTTCGCCCGACGTGCTGACGTTCGCACGAGACTCGGCCAGCGGCGAGTTCCGCCGTCTCGAAGCCGACGACTACGAACAGTTGGAACCAGTGCTGGCGGCCCACGGCGAAGCGTACGAACTCGCCATGGAGTACTCCGAGCAGTGGTGGCGAAAGCGCGTCTTCGAAGCGCACAACGAAGACCCCTACGTCTACGCGTGGGCGGACGACGACGGGGAGGTACGCGGCTACCTCGTCTACTGGGTCAAAGAGGGCGACGACGGCAAGCGACTGTTCGTCCGAGACCACGCCTACGCCGACGAGGAGGCGTATCTGAACCTCCTGCGCTTCTGCGCCAACCACGACTCGCAGGTCGAGACCATCAAATTCTTCGAACCGAACGAGACGACGCTGTTCGACCGCGTCGACGACCCCGCCGAACTGAACTGCGAAGTCAAGCCGGGTCCGATGGTCCGACTCGTGGACGTTCCGGCGGCTATCGAAGCACTCGACTACTCAGACGTGACCGGCGAGTTCACGCTCTCTGTAACCGACCCGCTGGCGGAGTGGAACGACCGGACCTTCCGAGTCGTGGTGGAGAGCGGCCTAGCGACTTGCGAGCCAATCGACGCCAGCGTAACCACCGACGCAGATGCCGACCCAGAGCCAGAGCCAGACGCCGACGTTCGGACGAACGTCAGCACGCTCTCGCAACTGTACGTCGGCTACCACTCTGTCGCGGACGCAACGACGCTCGGCACGCTCGAAGTCGCCGACTCGACTGTCGAAGCACTCCTCGCGGCGATATTCCCCGCTCGCCCGGTCTTCCTCCGCGAAGGATTCTGA
- a CDS encoding DUF7547 family protein gives MSDRRDDWDDEDDPEELDERVADLEARMRDLRTEMTRPPEGPMGLPRPPTPREVLSFTGEYAIPTVIAILEANIRALEMLQQVVKVLDPNHSVTEEGRDRLESRAADASRATLDRLESALGEVETAINEGNLPREGEARDILQDARRINRDIRDRVRESQERADEARANEREERDRDSARAQDRDAPPTDIEDRGTTIELDGDDGDDEEDDRGQVDVDAELRSIKDEIDGPEADGDDEVDDQEDLSEDESTDADTKTDADARTDEDAEADNDDSDDE, from the coding sequence ATGAGCGACAGGCGCGACGACTGGGACGACGAAGACGACCCCGAGGAGTTAGACGAACGCGTCGCGGACCTCGAAGCGCGAATGCGCGACCTCAGGACGGAGATGACGCGCCCGCCGGAGGGACCGATGGGATTGCCGCGTCCGCCGACGCCCCGCGAAGTTCTCTCGTTTACTGGCGAGTACGCTATTCCGACCGTTATCGCCATTCTGGAGGCGAACATCCGCGCGCTGGAGATGCTCCAACAGGTCGTGAAAGTACTGGACCCGAACCACAGCGTGACCGAGGAGGGCCGCGACCGACTCGAATCACGAGCGGCAGACGCGAGTCGCGCCACTCTCGACAGACTCGAAAGCGCTCTCGGCGAAGTCGAGACGGCCATCAACGAGGGGAACCTGCCACGCGAAGGCGAAGCCCGCGACATCTTACAGGACGCTCGCCGCATCAACCGCGACATCCGCGACCGGGTGCGCGAGAGTCAGGAACGAGCGGACGAAGCGCGAGCGAACGAGCGCGAGGAACGCGACCGCGACAGCGCCCGCGCCCAGGACCGTGACGCTCCACCCACCGACATCGAGGACCGAGGAACGACTATCGAACTCGACGGTGACGACGGCGACGACGAGGAAGACGACCGCGGTCAAGTAGACGTAGACGCCGAACTGCGCTCTATCAAAGACGAAATCGACGGACCAGAGGCCGACGGCGACGACGAGGTTGACGACCAGGAGGATTTGAGCGAAGACGAATCGACTGACGCCGACACGAAAACGGACGCGGATGCGAGAACAGACGAAGACGCGGAAGCGGACAACGACGACTCGGACGACGAGTAG
- a CDS encoding metal-dependent hydrolase has product MFPPGHYGMALLLYAFLGYVLLKRGYVRDALSGGGVVLSLTLLPDIDGQFDFLVHRGVTHTLWFAVAVGAFCVVALSGSLYGRSRRDATVGALWAFFLGWFAIVAHLIADVLNPWGVMPLYPLTPALYSLDVVRATNDAANYAVLVVGILAALTAVVAGHPSISQPRPLVRLYQKVWGQSASSE; this is encoded by the coding sequence ATGTTCCCGCCGGGGCATTATGGGATGGCACTGCTGTTGTACGCATTCTTGGGGTACGTCTTACTGAAACGAGGGTACGTACGGGACGCGTTGTCGGGTGGCGGCGTCGTCCTCTCGCTTACGTTGTTACCCGACATCGACGGTCAGTTCGACTTTCTCGTCCACCGCGGCGTGACTCACACGCTATGGTTCGCGGTCGCCGTCGGCGCGTTCTGCGTCGTCGCGTTGTCCGGGTCACTCTACGGTCGGTCGCGCCGTGACGCGACCGTCGGCGCGCTGTGGGCGTTCTTCCTCGGCTGGTTCGCTATCGTCGCGCATCTAATCGCGGACGTGCTGAACCCGTGGGGCGTCATGCCGCTGTATCCGCTGACGCCAGCATTGTACTCGCTTGACGTAGTGCGTGCGACTAACGACGCCGCGAACTACGCGGTGCTCGTCGTCGGAATACTGGCCGCACTCACCGCAGTGGTGGCCGGGCATCCGTCGATATCGCAGCCTCGACCGCTGGTGCGGTTGTATCAGAAAGTTTGGGGACAGTCCGCCTCTTCGGAGTAG
- a CDS encoding Sec-independent protein translocase subunit TatA/TatB → MNLLPLFGPIPGGMEMMVILLIVILLFGANKLPKLARSTGEAMGEFKKGREDIEREIQEAANGVEQRDEEYETEHTDDETTA, encoded by the coding sequence ATGAATTTGCTACCACTGTTCGGCCCGATCCCCGGTGGGATGGAGATGATGGTCATCCTCCTCATCGTCATCTTGTTGTTCGGTGCGAACAAACTCCCGAAACTCGCCCGCTCGACGGGCGAAGCGATGGGCGAATTCAAGAAAGGCCGCGAAGACATCGAGCGCGAGATTCAGGAGGCCGCAAACGGCGTCGAACAGCGAGACGAAGAGTACGAGACGGAGCATACGGACGACGAGACGACGGCCTGA
- a CDS encoding hotdog family protein, giving the protein MKVPEEGEVRTFERTFTTEEVREFAEVSGDEQPRHLEPDEDGRLMVQGLLTATMPTKLGSEIEVLARWVEFEFRRPVYTGQTITCEMVSDRVEEHDDRYDLDASITCRNEADEVVLSGSVSGLIWK; this is encoded by the coding sequence ATGAAAGTTCCCGAAGAAGGCGAGGTACGGACCTTCGAGCGGACGTTCACCACAGAAGAAGTGCGGGAGTTCGCCGAAGTGTCCGGTGACGAGCAACCGCGACACCTCGAACCGGACGAGGACGGCCGACTGATGGTACAGGGGTTGCTCACCGCGACGATGCCCACGAAACTCGGGAGCGAAATCGAGGTTCTCGCCCGGTGGGTCGAGTTCGAGTTTCGCCGACCGGTGTACACCGGCCAGACCATCACCTGCGAGATGGTCAGCGACCGCGTCGAAGAACACGACGACCGGTACGACCTCGACGCGTCGATTACCTGCCGGAACGAGGCTGACGAGGTTGTTTTGAGTGGGAGCGTGTCGGGACTGATTTGGAAGTAA
- a CDS encoding Zn-ribbon domain-containing OB-fold protein — translation MSLDAHRCPNGHLTYPGHELCPDCGEEQVESVDLSDETGEVVTWTTSTATPPGVRQPNSLAIVEFEVDGESVRAIGQLVEDAEVEIGDEVRPVYAEELRDPDAGIRERESQDWDGYRFESA, via the coding sequence ATGTCTCTCGACGCACACCGCTGTCCGAACGGCCACCTGACCTATCCCGGCCACGAACTCTGTCCCGACTGTGGCGAGGAGCAGGTCGAAAGCGTAGATTTGAGCGACGAGACCGGCGAAGTCGTGACGTGGACGACCAGCACGGCGACACCACCGGGCGTCCGGCAACCGAACTCGCTCGCTATCGTAGAGTTCGAAGTGGATGGCGAATCTGTTCGCGCGATTGGCCAGTTGGTCGAGGATGCAGAGGTGGAGATTGGCGACGAGGTTCGACCGGTTTACGCCGAGGAACTCCGCGACCCCGACGCTGGCATTCGGGAGCGCGAGAGTCAGGACTGGGATGGGTACAGATTTGAATCTGCCTAA
- a CDS encoding thiolase family protein, whose protein sequence is MDRVAIIGASMTQFGERDAWLRELLAQAGRECLADANIDPDDVEHLYVSNMASGEFEGQTGVPNALAHDLGALPAYTQRVDQTSASGGAGIYAAWQSIASGASEMTLLVGGEKMTHRTTAESTDVIASLTHPVEYKHGVTLPSFAGLTARRYLHEYDAPRESLAKVAVKNHENGLDNPHAQFRKKVDLETVMESPIVADPLRLYDFCPITDGSAALLFCPESVAEEVATDYTVVSGIGGATDTHVVHERDDPTVMGGAVESSEQAYEMADRSPEDVDVAELHDMFTILEFLQSEAVGFFEQGEGWKAVEEGVTDRDGELPINTSGGLKSKGHPLGASGVAQAYELHQQLLGDAGDRQVEADVGLACNVGGFGNCVTTTILEEP, encoded by the coding sequence ATGGACCGTGTCGCAATCATCGGCGCGTCGATGACGCAGTTCGGCGAGCGTGACGCGTGGCTACGCGAACTGCTCGCGCAAGCGGGCCGCGAGTGCCTCGCCGACGCGAACATCGACCCCGACGACGTAGAGCATCTGTACGTCTCGAACATGGCGAGCGGCGAGTTCGAGGGCCAGACGGGCGTACCGAACGCCTTGGCGCACGACCTCGGCGCGTTGCCGGCGTACACCCAACGAGTAGACCAGACCTCCGCGTCCGGCGGCGCGGGCATCTACGCCGCGTGGCAGTCTATCGCCTCCGGCGCGTCAGAGATGACACTCCTCGTGGGCGGCGAGAAGATGACCCACCGGACGACGGCGGAATCGACGGACGTAATCGCCTCGTTAACCCATCCCGTCGAATACAAGCACGGCGTGACCCTGCCCTCGTTCGCGGGACTGACCGCGCGCCGGTACCTCCACGAGTACGACGCGCCGCGCGAGAGTCTAGCGAAGGTCGCCGTAAAGAACCACGAGAATGGACTGGACAACCCGCACGCCCAGTTCCGAAAGAAAGTCGATTTGGAGACGGTCATGGAGTCGCCAATCGTGGCTGACCCGCTTCGACTGTACGACTTCTGCCCGATTACCGACGGGAGCGCGGCACTGCTGTTCTGCCCGGAATCCGTGGCCGAGGAAGTCGCCACCGACTACACAGTCGTCTCCGGCATCGGCGGCGCGACAGACACCCACGTCGTCCACGAGCGCGACGACCCGACGGTGATGGGCGGCGCGGTCGAAAGTTCCGAACAGGCCTACGAGATGGCCGACCGGAGTCCGGAAGACGTGGACGTGGCGGAACTGCACGACATGTTCACCATCCTCGAATTCCTGCAGAGCGAAGCGGTCGGCTTCTTCGAGCAGGGCGAAGGCTGGAAAGCCGTCGAGGAGGGCGTCACCGACCGTGACGGTGAGTTACCCATCAACACCTCTGGCGGCCTCAAGTCGAAGGGTCACCCGCTCGGCGCGAGCGGCGTCGCACAGGCGTACGAACTACACCAGCAGTTGCTCGGCGACGCCGGAGACCGACAGGTCGAGGCCGATGTCGGTCTGGCCTGCAACGTCGGCGGGTTCGGCAACTGCGTGACGACGACGATTCTGGAGGAACCATAG
- the yciH gene encoding translation initiation factor: MGDEDDLSSISGLPDELGIDEDLGRAEQRLRVRVDERTYGKSMTIVEGFDPSGVDLKDLASELKSKLATGGTVDDDRIELQGDHRDRVVELLGEQGFEVET, from the coding sequence ATGGGGGACGAAGACGACCTGAGTTCGATTTCGGGGTTGCCGGACGAGTTGGGAATCGACGAGGACCTCGGCCGCGCCGAGCAACGACTGCGCGTCCGCGTGGACGAGCGAACCTACGGCAAGTCGATGACCATCGTAGAGGGGTTCGACCCCTCCGGCGTGGACCTGAAGGACCTCGCCTCGGAACTCAAATCGAAACTCGCGACTGGGGGCACCGTAGACGACGACCGCATCGAGTTGCAGGGAGACCACCGCGACCGGGTAGTCGAACTCTTGGGCGAGCAGGGCTTCGAAGTGGAGACGTAA
- a CDS encoding asparaginase, translating to MLPRVHVVATGGTIASTPGENGAAPSISGEDLLNSVPALEAKADLSVESVSQVPGFDVDFEVMADVGEAAREAVEDGADAIVVTHGTDTLAETAYFLDLTLSVPIPVVVTGAQRRLDESSSDAPANLLAAVRAATHPRVSEGVFVAFDDELHAARDVRKVHTHKLAAFDSPNDGPVATLMRDEISFHREPDSESVYLPAASTDADVAVVLSGAGVSGAQFERAVESGADGLVVAGTGLGNVTSDLGEAISDAVEAGVPVVVTSRCHAGRTGAVYGTPGGGQTLRVAGAISGGDLPSWKARVKLALALRAADDPDDVESFFDSS from the coding sequence ATGCTCCCGCGCGTTCACGTCGTCGCAACCGGCGGCACAATCGCCAGCACGCCCGGCGAGAACGGGGCCGCTCCGTCCATCTCCGGCGAAGACCTCCTCAACTCGGTGCCAGCACTCGAAGCGAAAGCCGACCTCTCCGTCGAGTCAGTCTCGCAAGTTCCCGGCTTCGACGTAGACTTCGAGGTCATGGCCGACGTCGGCGAGGCCGCCCGAGAGGCCGTCGAAGACGGCGCTGACGCTATCGTCGTCACCCACGGCACGGACACGCTGGCCGAGACGGCCTACTTCCTCGATTTGACCCTCTCGGTCCCGATTCCCGTCGTCGTCACGGGCGCACAACGACGACTGGACGAATCGAGTTCCGACGCGCCGGCGAATCTGCTCGCGGCGGTCAGGGCCGCAACGCACCCGCGCGTCAGCGAGGGCGTCTTCGTCGCGTTCGACGACGAACTCCACGCTGCGCGCGACGTTCGGAAGGTCCACACGCACAAACTCGCGGCGTTCGACTCGCCGAACGACGGCCCAGTGGCGACGCTGATGCGCGACGAGATAAGTTTCCACCGCGAACCGGACAGCGAGTCGGTGTACCTGCCCGCCGCTTCCACTGACGCGGACGTAGCAGTCGTCCTCTCTGGCGCGGGCGTCTCGGGTGCCCAATTCGAACGCGCTGTCGAATCCGGCGCGGATGGTCTCGTCGTCGCCGGAACGGGTCTCGGAAACGTCACGAGTGACCTCGGCGAAGCCATCTCTGACGCCGTCGAAGCGGGCGTCCCCGTCGTCGTCACGTCGCGCTGTCACGCAGGTCGGACGGGTGCAGTGTACGGCACTCCCGGCGGCGGCCAGACGCTACGAGTTGCGGGCGCGATTTCGGGCGGTGACCTGCCGTCGTGGAAGGCCCGCGTGAAGTTAGCACTGGCACTTCGAGCGGCCGACGACCCCGACGATGTCGAGTCGTTCTTCGACTCCTCGTGA
- a CDS encoding histidine kinase N-terminal 7TM domain-containing protein has translation MMWQWQWTPYTVPLLLATVVTAGLAGYALTQWRRHSHRPSRVAFGLLMLSTSVWALGDALQLASVGLGPKFVWRVVAYVGHNFAPATLLVFALLYANREEALTRGRIGVLAAEPLVASVLVAPTTPLHGFIWTDLDVTTVELFYVLDRSFGPWYWLNTAYNYVLILIAIYLLVRTVLDSPEQYRGQLGALGVAIVPPFVANVAWVVGLTSVDFTSMSFAFTGAALAFAVFRYQFLELVPIARDTVVERMRDGYIVADDEGRIVDLNPAACDLLGVTRDAVGRPSDEVVPECAEILADEQVEQSELVFEDGDDRRYVTVRASTLDSGGRLLILHDVTDRKSAERRFQALFEHSSDLLTVLDPDGTIQYQSPSIERIMEYETTAVVGRSMLDFVHPDDRETVADELFKIARNDDYRANIEYRFRNADGEWRTVETRGRSLLDDPAVGGIVANTRDITDRKERERTLERQNERLDQFASVVSHDLRNPLNVSKGYVELAREEDDTSYLPRVEQANERMERIIGDVLTLAREGQSVNETAPVSLPEAVEESWTTAKTGDATLCVETDVTVSADRTRLLRLFENLFRNSIEHGGEQDSGEALTVRVGALEDDSGFYVADDGPGIAPEKRDRVFEGGYTTGDNGTGLGLSIVADIASAHGWDVTVGEGEDGGARFEVTGVELLDIDKS, from the coding sequence ATGATGTGGCAATGGCAATGGACGCCGTACACAGTCCCGCTGTTACTGGCGACGGTCGTCACGGCCGGATTAGCAGGCTACGCCCTCACGCAGTGGCGACGACACTCCCACCGACCGAGTAGAGTGGCGTTCGGACTGCTCATGCTCTCGACGAGCGTTTGGGCGCTCGGCGACGCGCTCCAACTGGCTAGCGTCGGACTCGGACCGAAGTTCGTCTGGCGGGTCGTCGCGTACGTCGGGCACAACTTCGCACCGGCGACACTGCTCGTGTTCGCGCTCCTCTATGCGAACCGCGAGGAGGCGCTGACTCGCGGTAGAATAGGCGTACTGGCGGCCGAACCGCTCGTCGCGAGTGTCTTGGTAGCCCCGACGACGCCACTCCACGGATTCATTTGGACCGACCTCGACGTGACGACCGTCGAGTTGTTCTACGTCCTCGACCGGAGTTTCGGCCCGTGGTACTGGCTGAACACCGCGTACAACTACGTCCTCATCCTCATCGCAATCTACCTGCTGGTTCGGACGGTTCTGGACTCTCCGGAGCAGTACCGCGGCCAACTCGGCGCGCTCGGGGTGGCAATCGTCCCGCCGTTCGTCGCGAACGTCGCGTGGGTCGTCGGACTGACGAGCGTAGATTTCACCTCGATGTCGTTCGCCTTCACAGGGGCCGCGTTGGCGTTCGCCGTCTTCCGGTACCAGTTCCTCGAACTCGTGCCCATCGCGCGAGACACCGTGGTCGAGCGGATGCGCGACGGCTACATCGTCGCCGACGACGAGGGGCGAATCGTGGACCTGAACCCGGCAGCGTGCGACCTCCTCGGGGTGACACGAGACGCGGTCGGTCGTCCGTCCGACGAAGTCGTTCCGGAGTGTGCGGAGATTCTGGCCGACGAGCAGGTCGAACAGTCGGAACTCGTCTTCGAGGACGGCGACGACCGACGCTACGTCACCGTACGCGCTTCGACGCTCGACAGCGGCGGGCGGTTGTTGATACTCCACGACGTCACCGACCGGAAGAGTGCAGAACGACGCTTTCAGGCGCTCTTCGAACACTCCTCCGACCTCCTCACGGTGTTGGACCCCGACGGGACGATACAGTATCAGAGTCCGTCCATCGAGCGAATCATGGAGTACGAGACGACGGCGGTCGTCGGTCGTTCGATGCTCGACTTCGTCCATCCCGACGACCGAGAGACGGTCGCCGACGAACTCTTCAAAATCGCGCGAAACGACGACTATCGAGCGAACATCGAGTACCGATTCCGAAACGCCGACGGCGAGTGGCGAACCGTCGAGACGCGCGGGCGCAGTCTCCTCGACGACCCGGCGGTGGGCGGCATCGTCGCCAACACGCGTGACATCACCGACCGAAAGGAGCGCGAGCGGACACTCGAACGACAGAACGAACGACTCGACCAGTTCGCCAGCGTCGTCTCCCACGACCTGCGCAACCCGCTGAACGTCTCGAAGGGGTACGTCGAACTGGCGCGCGAAGAGGACGACACGAGCTATCTTCCGCGCGTGGAACAGGCGAACGAGCGCATGGAGCGCATCATCGGGGACGTGCTGACGCTCGCTCGGGAGGGCCAGAGCGTCAACGAGACCGCGCCGGTTTCGCTCCCGGAGGCAGTCGAGGAGTCGTGGACGACCGCCAAAACCGGGGATGCGACCCTGTGCGTCGAGACCGACGTGACGGTCTCGGCCGACCGCACACGACTGTTGCGACTGTTCGAGAACCTGTTTCGAAATTCGATCGAACACGGCGGTGAGCAAGATAGCGGCGAAGCGCTAACGGTTCGGGTCGGCGCGCTCGAAGACGACTCGGGCTTCTACGTCGCAGACGACGGCCCCGGCATCGCCCCCGAAAAGCGCGACCGCGTCTTCGAAGGGGGCTACACCACCGGCGATAACGGGACTGGCCTCGGCCTCTCCATCGTCGCAGACATCGCCAGTGCCCACGGCTGGGACGTGACCGTCGGCGAGGGAGAAGACGGGGGCGCGCGCTTCGAAGTTACTGGCGTCGAACTGCTCGACATCGACAAAAGCTAA
- a CDS encoding ester cyclase, with product MAATSSTEENKRIVRQATEAFNEQNFDSMAEVFAEDVIDHTPMGETRGRQAVRELSEHLHSAFSDFTVSIEELVAEGDTVALRGKEHGTHEGEFMGIDPTGRQVEHELMEFARIEDGTVVERWVQPDMIDLMQQLGAVELPEK from the coding sequence ATGGCAGCAACGTCCAGCACCGAGGAAAACAAGCGAATCGTCCGGCAAGCGACGGAAGCGTTCAACGAGCAGAACTTCGACTCCATGGCGGAAGTGTTCGCCGAAGACGTAATCGACCACACGCCGATGGGAGAGACGCGAGGCCGCCAAGCGGTCAGGGAGCTGTCCGAACATCTGCATTCGGCGTTCTCGGACTTCACAGTCAGCATCGAGGAACTGGTCGCCGAGGGAGATACGGTCGCATTGCGTGGGAAAGAGCACGGAACCCACGAAGGCGAGTTCATGGGTATCGACCCGACTGGCCGGCAGGTCGAACACGAACTGATGGAGTTCGCTCGCATAGAGGACGGGACCGTCGTCGAACGATGGGTTCAGCCCGACATGATCGACCTCATGCAACAGTTAGGCGCCGTCGAATTGCCCGAAAAGTAA
- a CDS encoding acyl-CoA synthetase has translation MSLDYEQELSNFEWDIPANYNLPAVIEGHADAFGDRLAVRYRDEDGWEAERTYGDIRDDANRFANALAELGVGEGDRVMHLMPRHPDAFAIQLGALARGALLVPCSAMLKPKDLAFRANDCEAETVVCHADLTEMVEPIIEETPLERVVVLDGDEQGHGGEDWHSFDALLDGRDTSHDGPELKANDPMSINYTSGTTGQPKPVLHRHRWMRCFELVNGRYWWGVEQGTDFSDELLWATTGTGWAKWFWSPVGVALTTGAPQLLYEGDFDAETFLDVMADEDVTRLCAVPTQYRMFAQHGGLEEYDLALSEAVSAGEPLNREPIQAFEDAFGVTPRDGYGQTETVALVTNYPGIDVKPGSMGKPTPGLGTTIIDTQEEEELDAGDIGEIAVPANCPGIFDGYYEKPDLDEKTFSGDYYRTGDLASRDEDGYFFFEGRADDIIISAGYRIGPFEVEDALIGHEAVAEAAAVASPHDERGNVVKAYVVLADEREGSDELATELQEYMKSETAPYKYPRRIEFVAELPKTSSGKIRRIELRSQEREQFGE, from the coding sequence ATGTCACTCGACTACGAGCAGGAGTTGTCGAACTTCGAGTGGGACATTCCGGCTAACTACAATCTCCCGGCGGTCATCGAGGGTCACGCCGACGCCTTCGGGGACCGCCTCGCGGTACGATACCGCGACGAGGACGGCTGGGAGGCCGAGCGAACCTACGGCGACATCCGGGACGACGCGAACCGATTCGCCAACGCGCTCGCGGAGTTGGGCGTCGGCGAGGGCGACCGGGTGATGCACTTGATGCCGCGCCATCCCGACGCCTTTGCGATTCAACTTGGCGCGCTCGCTCGCGGTGCGCTCCTCGTGCCCTGCTCGGCGATGCTGAAGCCGAAGGACCTCGCGTTTCGGGCGAACGACTGCGAGGCCGAGACGGTGGTCTGTCACGCAGACCTGACCGAGATGGTCGAGCCGATTATCGAGGAGACGCCGCTCGAACGAGTCGTCGTTCTCGACGGCGACGAGCAGGGTCACGGAGGCGAAGATTGGCACTCCTTCGACGCACTGCTCGACGGCCGAGACACCAGTCACGACGGTCCCGAACTCAAGGCGAACGACCCGATGTCCATCAACTACACCTCGGGGACGACCGGCCAGCCAAAGCCCGTGCTCCACCGCCACCGCTGGATGCGCTGTTTCGAACTCGTCAACGGCCGCTACTGGTGGGGCGTCGAGCAAGGCACCGACTTCTCGGACGAGTTACTCTGGGCGACGACTGGCACCGGGTGGGCCAAGTGGTTCTGGAGTCCGGTCGGCGTGGCACTGACCACCGGCGCACCGCAGTTGCTCTACGAGGGCGACTTCGACGCCGAGACGTTCCTCGACGTGATGGCAGACGAGGACGTCACGCGCCTCTGTGCCGTGCCGACGCAGTATCGGATGTTCGCCCAGCACGGAGGCCTCGAAGAGTACGACCTCGCGCTCAGCGAAGCAGTCTCGGCGGGCGAACCCCTGAACAGAGAGCCGATACAGGCCTTCGAGGACGCCTTCGGCGTAACCCCCAGAGACGGCTACGGCCAGACCGAAACGGTCGCGCTCGTCACGAACTACCCCGGTATCGACGTGAAGCCCGGTAGCATGGGCAAACCGACGCCCGGACTGGGGACGACAATCATCGACACCCAAGAAGAGGAGGAACTGGACGCGGGCGACATCGGCGAAATCGCAGTGCCAGCAAATTGCCCGGGTATCTTCGACGGCTACTACGAGAAGCCGGACTTGGACGAGAAGACCTTCTCCGGCGACTACTATCGAACGGGTGACCTCGCATCGCGTGACGAGGACGGCTACTTCTTCTTCGAAGGTCGTGCGGACGACATCATCATCTCCGCTGGCTACCGCATCGGGCCGTTCGAAGTCGAGGACGCGCTCATCGGCCACGAAGCAGTCGCGGAGGCCGCCGCGGTTGCGAGTCCGCACGACGAGCGCGGCAACGTCGTGAAGGCGTACGTCGTCCTCGCCGACGAGCGCGAGGGGAGCGACGAACTAGCCACGGAGCTACAAGAGTACATGAAGTCCGAGACGGCACCCTACAAGTATCCGCGCCGAATCGAGTTCGTCGCGGAGTTGCCCAAGACCTCCAGCGGGAAGATTCGCCGCATCGAGTTGCGGAGCCAAGAACGCGAGCAGTTCGGCGAGTAG